The Microbacterium paraoxydans genome includes a window with the following:
- a CDS encoding PP2C family protein-serine/threonine phosphatase, which yields MVFEGSSAAISHTGKVRSNNQDSGYSGANLFVVADGMGGHAGGDVASSIAIQRMEPLDQPYSSTEDAQAALQAAATTAAGDLIRAAKDRPELAGLGTTLSAIIMVDEYAVIGHIGDSRIYLYRDDALTQITADHTFVQRLVDSGRITPEEARYHPRRSVLMRVLSDMDADPELDMFVMHAQPGDRWLLCSDGLSGVVDEARILKAMQLGLAPGRTADNLLKQALDGGAPDNVTIVIVDVGGQHPVHSGTATIVGAASNPSGVYVPPVRAPRSNWLHPVRQAANEPSHFEPAPEYLEELIEEDRRRAKRRRLGWIAGAVVVLAMLGFAAFAAYSWTQTRYFIGADEDSVVIFQGVQQNIGPITLSTPVDDTEILLADLPPYQRASVERTISARSLSDAMAIVDRLRSGAEANIIEQTPLPTPLPSPSETPSGGAG from the coding sequence ATGGTCTTCGAAGGCTCGAGCGCCGCGATCTCCCACACCGGGAAGGTCCGCTCCAACAACCAGGACTCCGGGTACTCCGGGGCGAACCTGTTCGTCGTCGCCGACGGCATGGGCGGACACGCGGGCGGCGACGTCGCCTCCAGCATCGCGATCCAGCGCATGGAGCCGCTGGATCAGCCGTACTCCTCCACGGAGGACGCGCAGGCCGCCCTCCAGGCCGCCGCCACGACGGCCGCGGGCGACCTCATCCGCGCCGCGAAGGATCGTCCCGAGCTCGCCGGGCTCGGCACCACGCTCAGCGCGATCATCATGGTCGACGAGTACGCCGTCATCGGCCACATCGGCGACTCGCGCATCTACCTCTACCGCGACGACGCGCTCACGCAGATCACCGCGGACCACACCTTCGTGCAGCGACTGGTCGACTCCGGCCGGATCACCCCGGAAGAGGCCAGATACCACCCGCGTCGGTCGGTGCTCATGCGGGTGCTCAGCGACATGGACGCCGACCCCGAGCTCGACATGTTCGTCATGCACGCGCAGCCCGGCGACCGCTGGCTGCTGTGCTCCGACGGCCTCTCGGGCGTGGTGGACGAGGCCCGCATCCTCAAGGCCATGCAGCTCGGGCTCGCGCCGGGGCGCACGGCCGACAACCTCCTCAAGCAGGCCCTCGACGGCGGCGCCCCGGACAACGTCACGATCGTGATCGTCGACGTCGGCGGACAGCACCCCGTCCACTCCGGCACGGCCACGATCGTCGGCGCGGCGTCGAACCCGTCCGGGGTCTACGTGCCGCCGGTCCGCGCGCCGCGGAGCAACTGGCTGCACCCGGTGCGGCAGGCCGCGAACGAGCCGAGCCACTTCGAGCCGGCGCCCGAGTACCTCGAGGAGCTGATCGAGGAGGATCGCCGTCGCGCCAAGCGCCGCCGACTGGGCTGGATCGCCGGCGCGGTCGTCGTCCTCGCGATGCTCGGCTTCGCCGCGTTCGCGGCATACAGCTGGACGCAGACGCGCTACTTCATCGGCGCCGACGAGGACAGCGTGGTGATCTTCCAGGGCGTTCAGCAGAACATCGGTCCGATCACCCTGTCGACCCCGGTCGATGACACCGAGATCCTCCTCGCCGATCTACCGCCGTATCAGCGGGCCTCGGTCGAGCGCACCATCAGCGCCCGCTCGCTCTCGGACGCGATGGCCATCGTCGACCGGCTCCGCTCCGGCGCCGAGGCCAACATCATCGAGCAGACGCCGCTGCCCACCCCGCTCCCCTCGCCGAGCGAGACGCCGTCGGGAGGTGCCGGATGA
- a CDS encoding DUF7507 domain-containing protein: protein MLALVLGSLVVPVVPATAAPGDPAQLYLGVSYEGPVVGSDKDLTAPTECPANSVLTAVRTENRSADAPGSSANSILTRFSLQCSSITVSNAGVITSTVNPTWIEGPVYDQGRGNVQTATCPANTFVHRITGTTFVGDNGARWPSSVQITCRPMTFTAAGELRIDLAASATVLTAGQNFNTNGGLNTPTPRCGPAGTTGTSDIVVRGYRAQSGGEGIDGFNPSCTTIPDDFGDAPASYGSVSQELNAATYLGWSADAETAMQYSANATGDNVVGGTAPNQTINDETGVASFGPIMASVTNTYSVSVLASNKVPGVPATLVGWIDFNRNGVFDANEGATATVPAGTADGSSVTLNWSGIASQTVGGQTFARFRIQSGTGLTTATPTGTGGPGEVEDYAVTITAPAPSLALTKTVTPTTASAAGDTVTYPFAVTNTGNVAVSGLGIRESAFSGTGTLGAVNCAATTLAVGQNTTCTAAYTLTQADIDAGTVTNTALATGTSEANTGVESNPSTATVTTTRTPALTVVKSATPSGPDDFTVGQVIDYSFIVTNTGNVTVSNIAVNETAFTGSGTLSAAVCPTAPLAPGAQATCTASYTLTQADVNGGSVSNTATATGVPPGSLTPPVSPPSTVRVPVDPAPAISLEKRSETTAITGAGQTIDYSFLVTNTGNVTLTNVSIDEESFSGTGALDVTCPAGAGSLVPGAQVTCTASYTVTAADYNTSALTNTASATGTPPTGAAPVSSPSTVEIPVTAAPALTVAKSADRTEITAAGQTITYSFLISNTGNVTIDDVGVTETSFTGTGTAPVITCPAAAASLAPGAQVTCTAPYVVTQADIDAGGVTNTATVTGEPPTGEPPVSPPSTVVVPADETPAITLVKTADPTTITAAGATVDYAFLVTNTGNVTLTDITVTETAFSGTGTAPEITCPAAAAALAPGAQVTCTASYEASQADVDAGQVTNTATATGTPPRDLEPPVSAPSTAIVTVPGAPALTVAKTADRTEITAAGDVITYSFLVTNTGNVTIADVTVDEVSFSGTGATPVVTCPAAAASLEPGAEVTCTATYEVTQADIDAGGVTNTATVTGDPPGTLEPPVSPPSEVEVPSIQTPGITVVKSADPSTAAGYTVGTEITYTFVVTNTGNVTLTDVTVDETAFTGSGEVSAITCPAGAASLAPGAQVECTATYTLTQADIDAGQLSNTATATGTPPSGTPPVSPPTTVEIPGDPAPALTVTKTADRTEITAAGQTITYSFLVTNTGNVTVRDVTVEEGTFTGTGPAPVVTCPAGAATMVPGAQVTCTAEYVVTQADIDAGGVTNTATVTGTPPSGEPPVSPPSEVEVPSEPSPGLTVSKTADRTEITAAGQTITYTFVVANTGNVTLTDIEVTEASFTGTGTPPVVECPPAVSSLAPGLDVTCTAEYVVTQADIDAGGVTNTATATGTPPSGEPPVSPPSEVEVPSEPSPGLSVVKSSDRSTITAAGQTITYSFLVTNTGNVTIADVTVDETGFTGTGTAPVVTCPAGAASLAPGAQVTCTAPYVVTQADLDGGGVTNTATVTGTPPSGEPPVSPPSTVLVPGDPAPALTVAKTADRTEITAAGQTITYSFLLANTGNVTLTDVGVDEVSFTGTGTAPVVTCPAGAESLAPGAEVTCTAPYVVTQADIDAGGVTNTATGTGTPPSGQPPVSPPSTVEVPSDGSPALTVAKTADLTRISAAGQTITYSFLITNTGNVTMTDVGVDEVSFSGTGTAPVITCPAAAASLAPGASVTCTAPYVVTQADVDAGRLTNTAVATGEPPTGPPTSEPPLTPPSTVEVPGDRNPAIAVVKSASPDTAAAYVVGQDITYSFVVTNTGNVTLTDVAITEGDFSGTGALSAIDCPAGTASMAPGAQLICTATYVLTQEDIDAGQVTNSATATGVPPGDLQPPVSPPSEARVPALPTPGVSIVKSATPAVMTTVGETLEYSFVVTNTGNVTLSDVAVEETEFSGEGDLSAISCPDEAARLIPGQTVTCTATYTTTQADVDSGRLTNTATATGTPPSGTPPVSPPSTVEVPFDGTNELAIEKRATTVDVNGNGIVDLGDRVEWTIVVSNIGAQTVSDIVVSDPTAGPVTCPATSLASGERMTCTVPPHTIDAADVRRGEVRNVATVSGNTPGGPIDPPTSQTVTRVVPTPPTGLAVTGGTLAAGGLLLGGVMVLAGLGLGLTRVRRREEEQEQR, encoded by the coding sequence ATGCTCGCACTCGTGCTGGGATCGCTCGTCGTGCCCGTGGTGCCCGCGACAGCAGCCCCGGGCGACCCGGCTCAGCTGTACCTCGGCGTGTCGTATGAAGGACCCGTCGTCGGGTCGGACAAGGATCTGACCGCCCCCACCGAGTGCCCGGCGAACTCCGTCCTCACGGCCGTGCGGACGGAGAACCGCTCCGCGGACGCGCCGGGCTCCTCAGCGAACTCGATCCTCACGCGCTTCAGCCTCCAGTGCTCGTCGATCACCGTGAGCAATGCGGGGGTCATCACCTCCACGGTTAACCCCACGTGGATCGAGGGGCCGGTCTACGACCAGGGTCGCGGGAACGTGCAGACGGCGACGTGTCCGGCGAACACCTTCGTACACCGCATCACCGGCACCACCTTCGTCGGCGACAACGGCGCGCGGTGGCCCTCGTCCGTGCAGATCACGTGCCGTCCGATGACTTTCACCGCCGCGGGGGAGCTGCGGATCGACCTCGCGGCCTCCGCCACCGTCCTCACCGCCGGGCAGAACTTCAACACGAACGGCGGCCTCAACACGCCGACCCCTCGATGCGGCCCCGCCGGGACCACCGGGACGAGCGACATCGTCGTGCGCGGCTACCGGGCGCAGAGCGGTGGCGAGGGCATCGACGGGTTCAACCCCTCCTGTACGACCATCCCCGACGACTTCGGCGATGCGCCGGCCAGCTACGGCTCGGTCTCCCAGGAGCTGAACGCGGCGACGTATCTGGGCTGGTCGGCCGATGCCGAGACGGCGATGCAGTACAGCGCGAACGCGACGGGCGACAACGTGGTCGGCGGCACGGCCCCGAACCAGACCATCAACGACGAGACGGGGGTGGCGTCGTTCGGGCCGATCATGGCCAGCGTGACGAACACCTATTCGGTGTCGGTGCTGGCGTCGAACAAGGTGCCGGGAGTGCCGGCAACCCTGGTCGGCTGGATCGACTTCAACCGCAACGGCGTGTTCGACGCGAACGAGGGCGCCACCGCGACGGTCCCCGCGGGCACGGCGGACGGCTCATCCGTGACACTGAACTGGTCCGGCATCGCCTCGCAGACGGTGGGCGGGCAGACGTTCGCCCGATTCCGCATCCAGAGCGGGACGGGGTTGACCACGGCGACGCCGACGGGGACGGGCGGTCCGGGTGAGGTGGAGGACTACGCCGTCACGATCACGGCTCCGGCGCCCTCTCTGGCGTTGACGAAGACGGTCACGCCGACCACCGCCAGCGCGGCGGGGGACACGGTGACCTATCCGTTCGCGGTCACGAACACCGGCAACGTCGCCGTCTCGGGGCTCGGCATCCGCGAGTCCGCGTTCAGCGGTACGGGGACGCTCGGGGCGGTGAACTGTGCGGCGACGACGCTCGCCGTGGGGCAGAACACCACCTGTACGGCGGCGTACACGCTGACCCAGGCGGACATCGACGCGGGCACGGTGACGAATACCGCGCTCGCCACCGGAACCTCCGAGGCCAACACCGGCGTGGAGAGCAACCCGAGCACCGCGACGGTCACGACGACCCGTACCCCGGCGCTCACGGTCGTGAAGTCGGCGACCCCGTCCGGACCGGACGACTTCACGGTCGGACAGGTGATCGACTACTCGTTCATCGTCACCAACACGGGCAACGTGACCGTCTCGAACATCGCGGTGAACGAGACGGCGTTCACGGGCTCCGGGACGCTCTCGGCGGCCGTATGTCCGACGGCACCGCTCGCCCCGGGCGCGCAGGCGACCTGTACCGCGAGCTACACCCTGACCCAGGCCGACGTGAACGGGGGATCGGTCAGCAACACGGCGACCGCCACCGGTGTGCCTCCCGGGTCGCTGACGCCTCCGGTGTCTCCGCCGTCGACCGTGCGCGTGCCGGTGGACCCGGCTCCGGCGATCTCGCTGGAGAAGCGCTCCGAGACGACCGCGATCACCGGCGCCGGGCAGACCATCGACTACTCCTTCCTCGTCACGAACACCGGGAACGTGACCCTGACGAACGTCAGCATCGACGAGGAGTCCTTCTCCGGCACCGGAGCCCTCGACGTGACCTGCCCCGCCGGCGCCGGATCCCTCGTTCCGGGAGCGCAGGTGACCTGCACCGCGAGCTACACCGTGACGGCCGCGGACTACAACACCTCGGCGCTCACGAACACGGCCAGCGCGACGGGAACGCCGCCGACGGGCGCGGCACCCGTGTCGTCGCCGTCCACGGTCGAGATCCCCGTCACCGCCGCCCCGGCGCTCACGGTGGCGAAGTCGGCGGACCGCACGGAGATCACCGCGGCCGGACAGACGATCACCTACTCGTTCCTCATCAGCAACACGGGGAACGTGACCATCGACGACGTCGGGGTGACGGAGACGTCGTTCACCGGCACCGGTACCGCTCCCGTCATCACCTGCCCCGCGGCCGCCGCCTCCCTGGCCCCGGGTGCGCAGGTGACCTGCACCGCGCCCTACGTGGTGACCCAGGCCGACATCGACGCGGGCGGGGTGACCAACACCGCGACCGTGACCGGCGAGCCGCCCACGGGCGAGCCGCCGGTGTCGCCGCCCTCGACCGTGGTCGTCCCCGCGGACGAGACGCCCGCGATCACCCTCGTCAAGACGGCCGACCCGACGACGATCACCGCCGCCGGGGCCACCGTGGACTACGCCTTCCTCGTGACGAACACGGGCAATGTGACCCTCACCGACATCACCGTGACCGAGACCGCGTTCTCCGGCACGGGCACGGCGCCGGAGATCACCTGCCCCGCCGCCGCGGCGGCACTCGCTCCGGGCGCCCAGGTGACCTGCACCGCGTCCTACGAGGCGTCGCAGGCGGACGTCGACGCGGGTCAGGTGACCAACACCGCCACCGCGACGGGCACGCCGCCCCGCGACCTCGAACCGCCGGTGTCGGCGCCCTCCACGGCGATCGTCACGGTGCCCGGCGCGCCCGCCCTCACGGTCGCGAAGACGGCCGACCGGACGGAGATCACCGCCGCGGGGGACGTCATCACCTACTCGTTCCTCGTGACGAACACGGGCAACGTGACCATCGCGGACGTGACCGTCGACGAGGTGTCGTTCTCGGGTACCGGTGCGACTCCCGTCGTCACCTGCCCCGCAGCGGCCGCGTCCCTCGAACCCGGAGCTGAGGTGACGTGCACGGCGACCTACGAGGTGACGCAGGCCGACATCGATGCAGGCGGCGTGACGAACACCGCCACCGTGACGGGCGACCCGCCCGGAACCCTCGAGCCGCCGGTGTCGCCGCCGTCGGAGGTCGAGGTGCCGTCGATCCAGACGCCCGGCATCACGGTCGTGAAGTCGGCCGATCCCTCCACCGCCGCCGGCTACACGGTGGGGACGGAGATCACCTACACCTTCGTGGTGACGAACACGGGCAACGTGACCCTCACCGACGTGACGGTGGACGAGACGGCGTTCACGGGCTCGGGAGAGGTGTCGGCGATCACGTGTCCCGCGGGGGCCGCATCGCTCGCGCCGGGGGCGCAGGTCGAGTGCACCGCCACGTACACGCTGACGCAGGCCGACATCGACGCCGGGCAGCTGTCGAACACGGCGACGGCGACGGGCACGCCGCCGTCGGGGACGCCACCGGTGTCGCCGCCGACGACGGTGGAGATCCCCGGCGACCCGGCCCCGGCGCTGACCGTGACGAAGACCGCTGACCGGACGGAGATCACGGCAGCGGGGCAGACGATCACCTACTCCTTCCTCGTGACGAACACCGGGAACGTCACGGTGCGCGACGTCACGGTGGAGGAGGGCACCTTCACCGGTACGGGTCCTGCCCCGGTGGTGACCTGTCCGGCGGGTGCCGCCACGATGGTTCCCGGCGCGCAGGTCACGTGCACCGCCGAGTACGTCGTCACCCAGGCCGACATCGACGCGGGTGGGGTGACCAACACCGCCACGGTGACGGGCACGCCGCCGTCGGGGGAGCCGCCGGTGTCGCCGCCGTCCGAGGTCGAGGTGCCGTCGGAGCCGTCGCCGGGGCTGACGGTGTCGAAGACGGCGGACCGGACCGAGATCACGGCCGCGGGCCAGACGATCACCTACACGTTCGTCGTCGCGAACACCGGCAACGTCACTCTGACGGACATCGAGGTGACGGAGGCCTCCTTCACCGGTACGGGGACTCCGCCGGTGGTCGAGTGCCCGCCTGCGGTGTCCTCGCTCGCACCGGGGCTCGACGTCACCTGCACCGCGGAGTACGTCGTCACCCAGGCCGACATCGACGCGGGCGGAGTGACCAACACGGCGACCGCCACGGGCACGCCGCCGTCGGGGGAGCCGCCGGTGTCGCCGCCGTCCGAGGTCGAGGTGCCGTCGGAACCGTCGCCGGGCCTGTCGGTGGTGAAGTCGTCCGACCGGTCGACGATCACCGCAGCGGGTCAGACGATCACGTACTCCTTCCTGGTCACCAACACGGGCAATGTGACGATCGCGGACGTGACGGTGGACGAGACGGGCTTCACCGGCACCGGCACGGCTCCGGTCGTGACGTGTCCGGCGGGCGCCGCGTCCCTCGCGCCGGGAGCCCAGGTCACCTGCACCGCGCCGTACGTGGTGACGCAGGCCGACCTCGACGGCGGCGGGGTGACGAACACCGCGACCGTGACCGGCACGCCGCCCTCGGGCGAGCCCCCGGTGTCGCCGCCGTCGACCGTCCTGGTCCCCGGTGACCCGGCTCCCGCGCTGACCGTGGCGAAGACGGCCGACCGCACCGAGATCACCGCGGCGGGCCAGACGATCACGTACTCGTTCCTCCTCGCGAACACGGGCAACGTCACGCTGACGGATGTCGGGGTGGACGAGGTCTCGTTCACCGGCACCGGCACCGCGCCGGTGGTGACCTGTCCCGCGGGGGCGGAGTCCCTCGCTCCGGGAGCGGAGGTGACGTGTACCGCGCCGTACGTCGTGACGCAGGCCGACATCGATGCGGGTGGCGTCACCAACACCGCTACCGGCACGGGGACACCGCCGTCGGGGCAGCCGCCGGTCTCGCCGCCCTCGACGGTCGAGGTGCCCTCGGACGGGTCGCCGGCCCTCACGGTGGCGAAGACCGCGGACCTCACGAGGATCAGCGCCGCAGGGCAGACGATCACGTACTCGTTCCTCATCACCAACACGGGCAACGTCACGATGACGGATGTCGGTGTGGACGAGGTGTCGTTCTCGGGGACGGGAACCGCGCCGGTGATCACGTGTCCGGCCGCGGCGGCCTCGCTGGCCCCCGGTGCGTCCGTGACCTGCACGGCGCCGTACGTGGTCACGCAGGCGGATGTGGATGCCGGGCGACTCACGAACACGGCCGTCGCGACAGGAGAGCCGCCGACGGGTCCGCCGACCAGCGAACCGCCGCTCACGCCTCCGTCGACGGTGGAGGTCCCCGGTGACCGGAACCCGGCGATCGCCGTGGTGAAGTCGGCCAGCCCCGACACGGCGGCGGCCTACGTCGTGGGCCAGGACATCACCTACTCCTTCGTCGTGACCAACACCGGCAACGTCACGCTGACGGATGTCGCGATCACCGAGGGCGACTTCTCCGGGACGGGTGCGCTGTCGGCGATCGACTGCCCGGCCGGGACCGCGTCGATGGCCCCCGGGGCCCAGCTCATCTGCACGGCGACGTACGTGCTGACGCAGGAGGACATCGACGCCGGCCAGGTGACGAACTCCGCGACCGCGACCGGTGTGCCGCCCGGGGACCTGCAGCCCCCGGTGTCGCCGCCGTCCGAGGCGCGCGTCCCCGCGCTGCCGACCCCGGGCGTCAGCATCGTGAAGTCCGCGACCCCGGCCGTGATGACCACCGTGGGGGAGACGCTGGAGTACTCCTTCGTCGTGACCAACACGGGCAACGTGACGCTGAGCGACGTGGCGGTCGAGGAGACGGAGTTCTCCGGAGAGGGCGACCTCTCGGCCATCTCCTGCCCCGATGAGGCCGCGCGCCTCATCCCCGGGCAGACCGTGACCTGCACGGCGACGTACACGACGACGCAGGCGGACGTCGACTCCGGCCGGCTGACCAACACGGCCACGGCCACCGGCACACCGCCATCGGGCACGCCGCCGGTGTCGCCGCCGTCGACCGTCGAGGTGCCCTTCGACGGGACGAACGAGCTTGCGATCGAGAAGCGCGCGACGACCGTGGACGTGAACGGCAATGGGATCGTCGACCTCGGCGACCGGGTGGAGTGGACGATCGTCGTCAGCAACATCGGGGCGCAGACGGTCTCCGACATCGTCGTGTCCGATCCGACCGCGGGCCCGGTGACCTGCCCGGCGACCAGCCTCGCCTCCGGGGAGCGGATGACGTGCACCGTGCCGCCGCACACCATCGATGCCGCCGACGTGCGTCGCGGTGAGGTCCGCAACGTCGCAACCGTGAGCGGGAACACGCCGGGCGGGCCGATCGATCCGCCGACCTCGCAGACGGTCACCCGCGTGGTGCCGACGCCGCCGACCGGGCTCGCGGTCACGGGTGGGACGCTCGCCGCCGGCGGCCTGCTGCTGGGCGGAGTGATGGTCCTCGCCGGCCTGGGTCTCGGCCTCACGCGGGTGCGACGGCGAGAGGAAGAGCAGGAACAGCGCTGA
- a CDS encoding nucleoside hydrolase, protein MPVPVLLDCDPGHDDVFAIWLAAGNEQIDLRGVTTVGGNGYLEHTTRNAQIALTVAGVTGVPVAAGADKPLRRELTPGAWIHGDNALGGPVLPEPTVPLDPRHAVDFLAETLNASAEPITVIPTGPLTNIALLLQQYPEAARNIKEIIWMGGSTGRGNVGAYPEFNAWADPEAAAVVFASGLPLTMVGLNISHQALITEEVVQRIAAVGNRTAAFGVELLRFFSASYDRAEGMPEGPLHDPITVAIAIDRAVATVQRCHVDIETAGEFTAGATCVDLHDMLGKEPNADIALTLDVPAFWNLVTDAVAALA, encoded by the coding sequence ATGCCCGTCCCCGTCCTCCTCGACTGCGACCCCGGCCACGACGACGTCTTCGCCATCTGGCTGGCGGCCGGGAACGAGCAGATCGACCTCCGCGGCGTCACCACCGTCGGCGGCAACGGCTACCTGGAGCACACCACGAGGAATGCCCAGATCGCCCTCACGGTCGCGGGCGTGACCGGCGTGCCGGTCGCGGCGGGGGCCGACAAGCCGCTTCGCCGTGAGCTCACGCCGGGGGCCTGGATCCACGGCGACAACGCCCTCGGCGGACCCGTCCTCCCCGAGCCCACGGTGCCGCTCGACCCCCGGCACGCCGTCGACTTCCTCGCGGAGACCCTGAACGCGTCCGCGGAGCCGATCACGGTGATCCCCACAGGCCCCCTGACGAACATCGCGCTGCTGCTCCAGCAGTACCCGGAGGCCGCCCGCAACATCAAGGAGATCATCTGGATGGGCGGATCGACCGGGCGCGGCAACGTCGGCGCCTACCCCGAGTTCAACGCCTGGGCCGACCCCGAGGCGGCTGCGGTCGTGTTCGCGTCCGGTCTGCCGCTCACCATGGTCGGACTCAACATCTCCCATCAGGCCCTCATCACCGAGGAGGTCGTGCAGCGGATCGCGGCGGTCGGCAACCGCACGGCGGCGTTCGGTGTCGAGCTGCTGCGCTTCTTCTCCGCGTCGTACGACCGGGCCGAGGGGATGCCGGAGGGGCCGCTGCACGACCCGATCACCGTCGCCATCGCGATCGATCGCGCCGTCGCCACCGTGCAGCGCTGCCACGTCGACATCGAGACGGCGGGCGAGTTCACGGCCGGTGCGACCTGCGTCGACCTCCACGACATGCTGGGCAAGGAGCCCAACGCCGACATCGCGCTGACCCTGGACGTGCCGGCCTTCTGGAATCTGGTGACGGATGCCGTCGCAGCGCTGGCCTGA
- a CDS encoding FHA domain-containing protein FhaB/FipA has translation MSELVLLLLRIGFLVLMWFFVFGVVYSLRADLFGVRARKLPAEATAGAPAAAPAAAPAAPPRPSSARPSTGPATVATAKRLVITSGPKAGLELPLGSDAMTIGRSSESALVIRDDYTSSHHARLLLRGDTWAIQDLDSTNGTFVAGQRVTGGPVSLSLGTPVKVGATTFELRA, from the coding sequence ATGAGTGAACTGGTCCTGCTCCTGCTCCGCATCGGCTTCCTCGTGCTGATGTGGTTCTTCGTGTTCGGGGTCGTCTACTCCCTGCGCGCCGACCTGTTCGGGGTGCGGGCTCGGAAGCTCCCCGCGGAGGCGACAGCGGGAGCACCCGCCGCCGCTCCGGCCGCGGCACCGGCGGCCCCGCCCCGTCCCTCGTCGGCGCGACCGTCGACCGGCCCCGCGACCGTGGCCACGGCGAAGCGCCTCGTGATCACGTCCGGACCGAAGGCGGGTCTCGAACTGCCCCTGGGCTCCGACGCGATGACGATCGGCCGCTCCAGCGAATCCGCCCTGGTGATCCGCGACGACTACACGTCCAGCCATCACGCCCGGCTCCTGCTCCGCGGCGACACGTGGGCGATCCAGGACCTCGACTCGACGAACGGCACGTTCGTGGCCGGCCAGCGGGTGACGGGCGGCCCGGTCTCCCTCAGCCTCGGCACCCCGGTCAAGGTCGGCGCGACGACGTTCGAGCTGAGGGCCTGA
- a CDS encoding FhaA domain-containing protein, producing the protein MGLLDSFEKGLERAVNSAFAKTFRSGIQPVEIASALRREADTTAAVVSRDRIIAPNNYVVRLSPDDAERMRGLGGALTDELHALLTKHAKSQGYSFAGPLSLTLEADDKVATGTVRVTSGTVEGRVSWQAVVDVDGRRHTLTRARTVIGRGSDADITIADAGSSRRHAEILWDGERAMLRDMGSTNGTKVDGQKLREAALPSDTTITIGRTDLVFRIVPVATPSRSSRPDDDATRVFGALG; encoded by the coding sequence GTGGGACTACTTGACAGCTTTGAGAAGGGTCTCGAGCGCGCAGTGAACAGCGCGTTCGCGAAGACCTTCCGCAGCGGCATCCAGCCCGTGGAGATCGCTTCGGCGCTGCGACGCGAGGCGGATACCACTGCGGCCGTGGTGAGCCGTGACCGCATCATCGCGCCCAACAACTACGTCGTGCGCCTGAGCCCCGACGACGCGGAGCGCATGCGCGGGCTCGGCGGCGCGCTGACGGACGAGCTGCACGCACTCCTCACGAAGCACGCGAAGTCGCAGGGCTACAGCTTCGCCGGCCCCCTGTCCCTCACACTCGAGGCGGACGACAAGGTCGCCACCGGCACCGTGCGCGTCACCTCGGGCACCGTCGAAGGACGCGTGAGCTGGCAGGCCGTGGTCGACGTCGACGGACGCCGGCACACCCTCACCCGTGCCCGCACCGTGATCGGCCGTGGCTCCGACGCCGACATCACCATCGCCGACGCGGGATCCAGCCGTCGTCACGCCGAGATCCTCTGGGACGGCGAGCGCGCGATGCTCCGCGACATGGGATCCACCAACGGCACGAAGGTCGACGGGCAGAAGCTCCGCGAGGCCGCGCTCCCCTCCGACACCACGATCACGATCGGTCGTACCGACCTCGTGTTCCGCATCGTCCCCGTCGCCACCCCGTCGCGGTCGTCGCGCCCCGACGACGACGCGACCCGCGTGTTCGGAGCCCTCGGATGA
- a CDS encoding ribokinase, giving the protein MNVKPDAVLAPALVVVGSANVDLTAFVDRLPTAGETVAGGRLSRDLGGKGANQAVAAAKLGGRVRMVGAVGADADGAWMREELARAGVDTTDLRQVAAPTGTALIVVDAEAENQIAVCPGANELVSPEGVAFAPDEAVLLQLEIALSVVENVVARAEGFVAVNAAPARPLPDALLERVDLFIVNETERELMPELADAALVAVTYGAAGAALFRGGEEIARADGVPTRAVNTVGAGDAFCAALVLALQSGLSPRAALQTACAVGAAAVADLSSQPPFEPLARYVPVS; this is encoded by the coding sequence ATGAACGTCAAGCCGGACGCCGTCCTCGCCCCCGCCCTCGTCGTCGTCGGAAGCGCGAACGTCGACCTCACCGCCTTCGTCGACCGGCTCCCGACCGCCGGGGAGACGGTCGCCGGGGGCCGACTCTCCCGCGACCTCGGCGGCAAGGGCGCCAACCAGGCCGTCGCCGCCGCGAAGCTGGGAGGGCGGGTCCGCATGGTGGGCGCGGTGGGGGCGGACGCCGACGGCGCCTGGATGCGCGAGGAGCTCGCGAGGGCCGGCGTCGACACCACCGATCTCCGCCAGGTCGCCGCACCCACCGGGACCGCGCTGATCGTCGTGGACGCCGAGGCCGAGAACCAGATCGCGGTGTGTCCCGGCGCGAACGAGCTCGTCTCCCCCGAGGGCGTCGCCTTCGCGCCGGACGAGGCCGTTCTGCTGCAGCTGGAGATCGCGCTGTCCGTCGTCGAGAACGTGGTCGCCCGCGCCGAAGGGTTCGTCGCGGTCAACGCCGCCCCCGCACGGCCCCTCCCTGACGCGCTGCTCGAGCGGGTGGATCTGTTCATCGTGAACGAGACCGAGCGCGAGCTGATGCCGGAGCTGGCGGATGCCGCACTCGTCGCCGTGACCTACGGCGCCGCGGGCGCGGCCCTGTTCCGCGGCGGCGAGGAGATCGCCCGGGCGGACGGCGTGCCCACCCGCGCCGTCAACACCGTGGGCGCGGGGGACGCCTTCTGCGCCGCGCTCGTGCTCGCCCTGCAGAGCGGACTCTCCCCGCGAGCGGCCCTGCAGACGGCCTGCGCGGTCGGCGCGGCCGCTGTCGCGGACCTCTCCTCGCAGCCGCCCTTCGAGCCGCTCGCGCGCTACGTGCCCGTGTCGTAG